Sequence from the Mesorhizobium sp. PAMC28654 genome:
AGAAGCGGAACCCGACAAGGCGGCAATGATCACGGCGGCGATCGATGAAGCGATCGCCCAATATGCACGGCTTGGCTATGTCACGTCATTCGGCGCCTGGCACAGCTACATCCATGCGGTCGGCGTGCCCTTCCGTCCGCGCGATGGTTCGCCATTGGTCGCCATCACCTGTGGCGGCATCGGCGAGATCATCACCGAGGAACGCGCGCATGCCGAGATCGGACCGGCACTGGTGGCCATGGTAAAAGCACTGGGCGACCAGCTCGAGGGGAACGCGATCTAGGTCCGGCCTCGAAAGCGCCATTGGCAAAGCCAAGCCAACTACAAATCGGCGTGACCAGGCAACGAATACACCATGGCCGGCGTATAGTTAGCCAACGCATGCCAAATTCGGATACCGCCCATGGACGCCATTTTTCGCTGCGATCTCCGCGGCCGGGGCGAGGACTTTCCGCACTTCTGGGAACACACGGTCGGCAGCGGCCACGCGACGCTCGCGCTGCGCGCCGACTGGCAGGCGCAGATGCGCCGCGCGCATGATGAACTCGGCTTTCGCCATGTCCGCTTCCATGGGTTGCTCGATGACGACATGGGCACGCTCATCGACCAGGACGACCGGCCGCTCTACTCCTTTTTCAACGCCGACCAGATTTTTGATTTCCTGCTATCGATCGGCATGCGCCCGTTCGTCGAACTGAGCTTCATGCCGACCATGCTGTCGTCCAGCGGCCAGATCATCTTCCACTACCGCGCCAATGTCAGCGCGCCCAGGGACTATGACCAGTGGTCGACGCTGATCTCGAAACTTGCAGCCCATTGGGTCGACCGCTACGGCCTGGAGGAAGTGCGCCAGTGGTTCTTCGAGGTCTGGAACGAACCCAACCTCCAAGCGTTCGGCAGCGGCAGGCAGGAGGACTATTTCAAGCTCTATGCGTACACCGCAAGAGCCATCAAATCCGTGGACGGGCAATTGAAAGTCGGCGGCCCGGCGACCGCCGCCAACGCCTGGATCGAGGATTTCGCAGCCTTCTGCACGAGTAACGACCTGCCGGTGGATTTTATCAGCACCCATCACTATCCGACCGACGCCTTCGGCCAGCCTGGAGATGACACTGAAACCCAGCTGTCGAAGAGCACTCGAAGCGCGCTGCGCGACGAGGCGCGAATTGCACGCGGCCAAGCGGGTGGGCGGCCGCTCTACTACACCGAATGGTGCACGTCCTCCAATCCGCGCGACCCCATGCATGACCAGCCCTATGCCGCCGCCTTCATCGTCAAGACGGTGATGGAGGCGCGCGGGCTGGTCCAGGGCTACAGCTACTGGACCTTTTCCGACATTTTCGAGGAGAACTATTTTCCTTCCCAACCATTCCATGGCGGTTTCGGCCTGATGAACCTTCACGGCATCGCCAAACCGGCCTACCGTGCGTTCGAACTGCTGCACGGGCTGGGAACGGAGATTCTGCAGATGGAGGGCAATCATCCGACGGTCGACGCCTGGAGCGTGCGCGACGGCCATTCGATGACCGTCCTGGTCTCGAACTTCGCGTTGCCGCGCCACACGATCAAGGACGAGACCGTGCATGTCGAACTGCTCAATGCGCCGGTGCCGGCGATAGCGACAATCCGGCGGATCGACGATGGCAATGCCAACGCCAGGGCGCTCTGGGAGACGATGGGAAGCCCGGACTATCTCAGCCCGGCAATGGCCGATGACCTCCACACCGCCTCGGCAATGCGGGCAGAGCACTTACCTGTCTTCTGGAGTGGCCGCGGCCTCGAATTCGACGTGACCGTTCCGCCGCTGGGGATCGCGGTGATCACGCTGGAGTTTGCTTCACTTGCTTGAGGGTTCGCCTGCCGCACTGTCCGACGAAGAGCTGCTGGACCGTCTCCAGCGCGCGGCCTTCGACTATTTCCTGGAGAATGTGAACCCGGAAAACGGGCTGGTCGCCGACACGTCGCGGCCCAATTCGCCGGCAAGCATCGCCGTCGTCGGCTTCGCGCTGTCCTGCTATCCGATCGGCGTCGAGCGCGGCTGGATGACGCGCGCCGAGGCCGTGGAGCTGACCCTTGCCGCGCTGCGCTTCTTCCGCAACAGCGAGCAAGGTAATGGCGACGATGTTACCGGCCACAAGGGTTTCTACTACCACTTCCTCGACATGCGGACCGGCCAGCGCGTCTGGCGCTGCGAACTGTCGATGGTGGACACGGCCCTGCTGATCGCTGGCGTGCTCGTGGCGGCCACCTATTTTTCGGAAAACAATGACGACGAGCGCGAAATCCGGGAACTGGCCGAGGCGCTGTACAAACGTGTCGACTGGCGCTGGGCACAGGGCAGCACGCCCACCTTGCGACAGGGCTGGAAGCCGAAGAGCGGCTTTCTCCACTATGGCTGGGAAGGCTACAACGAAGCGACGATCCTCTATGTCCTGTCCATGGCCTCGCCGGACAGTCCGACCTCGGACGACAGCTATGCCGGCTGGACGGCGACCTACCAATGGGAAAACATCTACGGCTACGACGTGCTCTATGGCGGCCCGTTGTTCATGCACCAGTTCTCGCATGCCTGGATTGATTTCGCCGGCATCCGCGACGCTTTCATGCGCGAGAAAAACTCCGACTATTTCGAGAACAGCCGCCGCTCGACCTATCTTCACCGCGACTATGCGCGGCACAATCCCTATGACTATGGCGGCTATAGCGACAATTTGTGGGGACTTTCCGCAGGGGATGGGCCGGGCGGCTTTCGGGCGAGTGTCGAGCGACGGCCTCACAGATTTTCTGGTTATGCCGCGCGTGGCGCGCCCTTTGGACCGGATGACGGAACGATCGCGCCATGGTCCTATCCGGCGTCGCTGCCTTTCGCGCCTGAAATCTGCCTGCCGGCGCTGCGCCATCTTTTGGATCGCTACCCCGGCGTGGTCAGCAATTTCCGGCTGCCGAGCGGTTTCAACCCGACCTTGGCGAACCGGCGAAAATTCGGCAGGGATGGCTGGGTCTCGGAGGGGCACTATGGGCTGGACCAGGGCATCACCGTGATGATGATCGAAAACCACCGTTCGCGGCTGCTCTGGACGTTGATGCGGTCAAACCAGCACATCCGTCGCGGCCTGCTCAAGGCGGGTTTCACGGGCGGCTGGCTGGCGCGGCCCTCGGGGGATGGCAGCGATGTCGCGTGACCGGACAAAGGCCGCGGCATTCCCGGTCGACCGCAACGACCTCGAGCTGATCAAGAGCGCCCATCCCCCGCATTGGCGAAACCCCGACCCGGCGGGCCCGTACAATCTTGTGGTCATCGGCGCCGGCCCAGCCGGGCTGACCGCCGCGCGCGAGGCGGCGAGCCTTGGCGCGAAAGTCGCGCTTATCGAGCGCGGCCTCATCGGCGGGGCTTGCGTCAATGTCGGCTGCATCCCTTCAAAGTCGCTGATCCGCACGGCCAGGCTTTATGCCGACATGCGCGATGCCGAGAATTTCGGCGGCGACACGCCGGACCGTCTTCGGGTCGACTTTCAGCGGGCGATGACGAGAATGCGGCAAATCCGGCAGCGGATCGGCCGCGCCGATAGCGCCCAGACGATCGCGTCCGAGGGCATAGACCTCTACTTCGGCGAGGCGCGATTCTCCGGGCGGGACACGGTCGCGGTCGCGGACAAGACGCTGCATTTCAGGAGGGCATTGGTCGCGACGGGAGCCCGCCCGAGCCTGCCGGCGATCCCTGGGCTGGTCGAGGCCGGATATCTCGACAATGAAAACGCGTTCGACCTCGTGGACCTTCCGCCAAGGCTGCTGGTCATCGGCGGCGGACCGCTCGGCTGCGAAGCCGCGCAGGCCTTCTGCCTTCTGGGAGCAAAGGTCATCCTGGCGCAGCGCGATCCGATGTTCCTGCCTGGTGAAGAACGCGACGCCGCCCAGATCCTTTCGGACGCGCTGGCGCGCGAGGGGGTGGAAGTTCGCCTCAACACCGAAGTGGTGGCGGTGCGCACGGAAGGTGGGAAGAAGCTCGCCGACCTGGTGCGCGACGACGACACCACGACGATTTCCGTCGACGAGATCGTCACCGGCATCGGCCGTTCGCCCAATGTCGACGGTCTCGACCTGGAAAATGCCGGGGTGGCATACGACGCCAACGGCATCAAGGTGGACGACTATCTCAGGACCACGAACCCGCTGGTCTATGCGGCGGGCGACGTCTGTCTCGAATACAAATTCACCCACACCGCCGAGGCAACCGCCCGCATCGTTGTGCGGAACGCGCTGTTTTTCGGTCGCAAGAGGCTGAGCGAGCTGGTCGTTCCGTGGTGTACCTATACCGATCCGGAGATCGCCCATGTCGGACTTTATCCAGCGCAGGCACGCAAGAACGGCATCCCGGTCAAGACCTATACAGTGCTGATGCACGATGTCGCCCGCGCGGTGATGGACGGCGAGGAAGAGGGGTTCGTCAAGGTTCACGTCAAGGAAGGATCCGACCGCATACTCGGCGCGACGGTCGTCGCCAGCCATGCAGGCGAAATGATCAACGCGGTGTCACTCGCCATCACCTCTGGCATGGGGCTGCGTGCGCTGGCCGATGTCATCCATCCCTTCCCGACGCAGGCCGAAGGGATCAAGATGGCTGGAGACGCCTACAGGCGGACAAGGCTCACGCCCTTCTGGATGCGGCTGTCGCAGCGCTGGCTGGCCTGGTCCCGGCAGTGAAGCACATCGCTGGCGCGATGCGTGCCGTTTGTGAACACAAGGGCATTGCCAGGGCTGAAGGCCTTGCAGTATCGCTCCCGAACTCGCATCGAAGACACGACAGGAAGGCCAGATAGATTGCCAATCCCGAGTCCGAGCAAAGAAACGCGGACATTGATAGTGTGCCACGAGCCAGCCTTTCCACCTGTCTCTGGCGCGGATCTCAGAAATTACCGCAACGCCGAGTTGGCCGCCGAATACGGGCCGGTCTGCCTGGTCTCGGTCCGGCCCCAGACCGACCCATCGCGACCACTCGATCCCCTGATCCATACGGTAGCGCTTGCGATCGAGGGGGAGGCCCAGACAAGCTCGATCGGCTGGTGGAGGATGGCCGGCGAGAACCGAATCTCGCGCTCCGCCCTGACGCGCCTCGAAGCTCTGGTCCGAACGTTTCGCCCAGACACCATCGTGGTCGAGGGCATTGCGCTGTTCAAGCTGCTCCACCCTTTGCGACCGCTGGCCAGCCAGCTGATTCTCGACATGCACAATGTCGAGTCCGATCTCGCGGGACAGTTGCGGCGGAACGCTCGGGGGCTGTCCGCCGTCACAGGTGCGTCCGGGCTCAGACGCCTCGAAAGAAAAGCCCTTTCGATCGTCGACAGGGTCTGGGTCTGTTCCAGCCAAGATCGCGAAAAACTGAACGCTCATGCCCGGCATCGCGTGCCGATCGATGTCGTGCCGAACGGCATCCCTCGCGCCGAGGACATTCCGTCGGCCTTGCCGGCGCAGGCCACGACCGGCAACGGCTTTCCGGTCATCCTGTTCGTCGGGCATCTCGGCTACGAGCCGAATGTCGATGCCGCCATGCGACTTGCCGGCACCATCCTGCCCGGCATCCGCACGGCACTACCGGATGCCAGGCTCATCATCGCGGGTCGTGCGCCCCAGCCAAAGGTCGAAGCCCTGGCGGAACTGCCAGGCATTACGCTGGTCGAGAGCCCTAGCGATCTGACGCCGCTGCTGAAGAGCGCGCACCTGACCATCGTTCCACTTTCAAGCGGCGGTGGCACGCGCATCAAGCTGCTCGAAGCGATGGCCTGGGGCGTTCCGGTGATTGCGACCCCGCTGGCGGCCGAAGGCCTCGACCTCATTGATGGTGATGAGGTGCTCCTCTCGGAATCGGATGAAGGCCTTACGGACGCGGCCGTCGCCCTTTGCAGGGATCGCGACCGCCTTGCGCGTCAGCGCATGCGTGCGCACGAGGCAGTGTGGGCGCGCTTTGGCCCTGAAGCCATCCGCAATGCCATGCGCCGCGGATTAGGACTGGACGATGCCGCCAGATAAACCTTAGGTTACTCTCGAGGGTCAAAATTTAATCAAAGGTCGATGGACTGCCGATGATTCCACCAATATTGCATCAGACGTGGAAGACCGACAACGTCCCGACCCGGTTTCAGGGTTATATTGAGAGCTGGAATAAACATCATCCCGACTGGACGATGATGTTCTGGAGCGACCGTAAACTCCTGGAATTCGTGGCCGAACACTATCCTCACTTCCTGCCTGTCTATTGCAGCTATCCACATGGCGTACTTCGCGCTGATGCTGGACGCTACATGCTTCTCCATCATTTCGGCGGGGTCTACGCCGACATCGACTGCGAATGCGCGGCGCCCTTCGATCCGATCATGGGCGAGGAGCGGATCGTGGTTTGCAAGGAGCCGGATTCGCATGCGTTGGTCCAAGCGAATTTTCGCGGCCTGCCCTATCTGATCTTCAACGGCACGATAGCGAGCCCACCCCGGCATCCGTTCTGGCTTCACGTGCTGTCGCTGCTACCCGGACTGGTCAATGCCAAGGAAGCGATCGACGCCACGGGACCGTGCATGCTGACGTCGGCGCAACGCGGCTACGATGACCAGGCGGCTTTCTCCATACACCCCTCCAGCCTGTTTTGCCCCGTCGATTCGGCGGGGCGTGCCGACAGCCAATCCCGAGGGCCGACCTTGTCGATCCACCACTGGGCGGGCACATGGTGGAAGGCACCGCCGCCACCACGATTGTGGGACAAGATCCGAACGCGCGCCTATCGGCTCCGGCACCAGTTGACGCGCGGCGCCTGTCTCGACGAAGTCACCGCCAAGAGCAGTGTCAGTCCGGGAGCGCTGGCATCACCAGGACCCACGGGGCCGAACATTGCCATTCTGGTGCCGCTTCGCGACGCGGCGGATCATATCCGGCCGTTTCTCGATACGTTGCAAGCGCTCGACTATCCCAGGGACAGGATCAAGCTGGTGTTCTGCGAAGGCGACAGCACGGACGGAAGCTGGGAAAAGCTGCAGGAGGCGACGGCCGCCATCCGCGAGAAATATCGCGGAATCAAACTGCTACGCAAACATCTGGGAACGAGCCTTGACCGGGAAAAGCGCGCGAAACCAAGGCACCAGCGGGTAAGGCGCGGCGCCATCGCCAAGGTGCGAAACCATCTCATCGACCATGGGCTGGACGGCGACGACGACTGGGCGCTGTGGATTGATATCGACGTCTGGCGGTTTCCCGGCGACGTCGTGAACCAGCTGATCGGAACCGGGCACCGCATCGCCGTTCCCAATTGTGTCAAGATCGCCCGTGGCGGCAGCTTCGACCTCAACACTTTTGTCGCGACCAGGTTCGACAAGGACTATCGCTACTATCGCCTCATACGTGGCGGCCTCTACCAACCACCCTCGACATCGCCAAACCGTCTCTATCTCAGCGACGTCAGGCATCTCGACATCATCGGGCTCGATGGCGTCGGCGGCACGATGCTCCTTGTTGACGCGGCCTTGCACCGAGGCGGCCTTCGTTTTCCCGAAATTCCCTATCGCGATCTCATCGAGACGGAAGGTTTTGGCGCTCTCGCCAATGACCTCGGCATCAGGCCGGTCGGACTTCCCAAGCTGGAGATATTCCACGTGCCCTGGTGAAGCGGCCCGATGCGAGGCCGGGTTCAGCCAAGGGCCTTCCGCCAGCGTCTCAGCTTGGTCCGCAGGAAAGCGATGCGGCCAAACGGCAGCGATGGCCGGTCCGACGGCGGGCTATGCCGTTCGCGCATGCGTTGATGCACAAGCGCCACCAAACGACACTCCGCCGACGCGTTCAGTCCCTGAATGCGCCTGGCCAGACACTCAGGCAGCGGGTTCGCGCGCCAGGCGAAATAAGCTTCATAGGCTTGCGGCGTTTCGATCAGATGATGAAGGTAAGAGGCGAGATCCGCGGGGCTGCTGAAGGCCGAGGCATTGATGTATGAGTTGGCAGGCACGAATTCGTCGACATTCGGGGCGCCGAGATAGACCGGCACAGTGCCAGCAATCAGCGGGTCATATATTTTCTCGGTCACGTAGTCCGGCGAGATCGAATTCTCCAGGGCAAGGCAGAACCGATACCGCGCAATGGTTTCGACCTTCGTTTGCCGGCCAAGATCAGGTCCCTTGATCGTTCGAGTGGGATTATGCCGCCCATAGGAATCGATCCCGATGTGCCGGGCAAGTTCTGCCGCGAATGCGATACGGCCGCTGCGATCGATCGCAGCGGATTGGAAATGCGCGACGGGGACGCTTTCGGTTTTCGCTGGCCGGGAACCTCCTTGCGCAGCCTCCCACCATTTTGAGTCCGGCAGGTAGGGCCGCCAGACATCCGACCCGGATTCATGGGTCATCGTGATGTCGAAATTCCGCATGAACCCGGGGGCGGCCATCAGGGGGTAGTTCTCCCGGCTTTCCATCGACCAGCCCACCCAATATTGGCCGGGATATTTGCGGGCGTCGCGTATCTCGCGAAAATCCGGAAGATGGAAGATCACTGCCGTCGCGTCGGAGAGATGGCGGCGGTCGACGCTCCATCGCACCGGCAGCGTGGAATGGCCGCGACGTCCACAGGTCTACCGAAGAACGAGGTGTAGAAAAGAAAAATCGGCTCGTCTGACTGCATGAGCGCGTACCCTCAGCGCAAATGCCCCCCGCTCCGCTTTACGCTCCTGTTCCAGCTTGTGGAAGGTATTCTTTCAGTGCCCCGGGGATCAACGATCAGGCAGCGGCCTCGCCACGCCTTAGCTGGCTGACAATTTCATCGACGGCGTAGGCGACATGCCTCCTGAGCAGCAGCGACGTCTCGTCGGCCTGCCTGCGGCGATAGGCTTCGAAGATTTCGCGATGCTCCTGGAGGGCCTTTGCCTGGGCCTTGGCGGGCTCGATCTGCAGGCGCAGATAGCGGTCGGCGGAACTGAAAAGCGTCTGGACGACGGCCATCGAGCGCGGCCGCATGGACGGTTCCAGCAAGGTGGTGTGGAATGCCCAGTTGAGGCGGCTGAGTTCCCTCGGATCGTCGCCCCGGCCAATGGCGGCTTCATAGGCGCGCATCGCTGTCTCGGCCGTGGCAAT
This genomic interval carries:
- a CDS encoding GntR family transcriptional regulator — protein: MPPANRPLQRQTVTAMVAEYIAARIIGGDYPGGHQIRQEAIAAELGVSRIPVREALLQLEADRLVVIRTHRGAMVSELSADDAVDLFDARLLLEPFLVEKAIARVSDQEIATAETAMRAYEAAIGRGDDPRELSRLNWAFHTTLLEPSMRPRSMAVVQTLFSSADRYLRLQIEPAKAQAKALQEHREIFEAYRRRQADETSLLLRRHVAYAVDEIVSQLRRGEAAA
- a CDS encoding GH39 family glycosyl hydrolase codes for the protein MDAIFRCDLRGRGEDFPHFWEHTVGSGHATLALRADWQAQMRRAHDELGFRHVRFHGLLDDDMGTLIDQDDRPLYSFFNADQIFDFLLSIGMRPFVELSFMPTMLSSSGQIIFHYRANVSAPRDYDQWSTLISKLAAHWVDRYGLEEVRQWFFEVWNEPNLQAFGSGRQEDYFKLYAYTARAIKSVDGQLKVGGPATAANAWIEDFAAFCTSNDLPVDFISTHHYPTDAFGQPGDDTETQLSKSTRSALRDEARIARGQAGGRPLYYTEWCTSSNPRDPMHDQPYAAAFIVKTVMEARGLVQGYSYWTFSDIFEENYFPSQPFHGGFGLMNLHGIAKPAYRAFELLHGLGTEILQMEGNHPTVDAWSVRDGHSMTVLVSNFALPRHTIKDETVHVELLNAPVPAIATIRRIDDGNANARALWETMGSPDYLSPAMADDLHTASAMRAEHLPVFWSGRGLEFDVTVPPLGIAVITLEFASLA
- a CDS encoding glycosyltransferase family 4 protein → MCHEPAFPPVSGADLRNYRNAELAAEYGPVCLVSVRPQTDPSRPLDPLIHTVALAIEGEAQTSSIGWWRMAGENRISRSALTRLEALVRTFRPDTIVVEGIALFKLLHPLRPLASQLILDMHNVESDLAGQLRRNARGLSAVTGASGLRRLERKALSIVDRVWVCSSQDREKLNAHARHRVPIDVVPNGIPRAEDIPSALPAQATTGNGFPVILFVGHLGYEPNVDAAMRLAGTILPGIRTALPDARLIIAGRAPQPKVEALAELPGITLVESPSDLTPLLKSAHLTIVPLSSGGGTRIKLLEAMAWGVPVIATPLAAEGLDLIDGDEVLLSESDEGLTDAAVALCRDRDRLARQRMRAHEAVWARFGPEAIRNAMRRGLGLDDAAR
- a CDS encoding glycosyltransferase produces the protein MIPPILHQTWKTDNVPTRFQGYIESWNKHHPDWTMMFWSDRKLLEFVAEHYPHFLPVYCSYPHGVLRADAGRYMLLHHFGGVYADIDCECAAPFDPIMGEERIVVCKEPDSHALVQANFRGLPYLIFNGTIASPPRHPFWLHVLSLLPGLVNAKEAIDATGPCMLTSAQRGYDDQAAFSIHPSSLFCPVDSAGRADSQSRGPTLSIHHWAGTWWKAPPPPRLWDKIRTRAYRLRHQLTRGACLDEVTAKSSVSPGALASPGPTGPNIAILVPLRDAADHIRPFLDTLQALDYPRDRIKLVFCEGDSTDGSWEKLQEATAAIREKYRGIKLLRKHLGTSLDREKRAKPRHQRVRRGAIAKVRNHLIDHGLDGDDDWALWIDIDVWRFPGDVVNQLIGTGHRIAVPNCVKIARGGSFDLNTFVATRFDKDYRYYRLIRGGLYQPPSTSPNRLYLSDVRHLDIIGLDGVGGTMLLVDAALHRGGLRFPEIPYRDLIETEGFGALANDLGIRPVGLPKLEIFHVPW
- a CDS encoding glucoamylase family protein yields the protein MLEGSPAALSDEELLDRLQRAAFDYFLENVNPENGLVADTSRPNSPASIAVVGFALSCYPIGVERGWMTRAEAVELTLAALRFFRNSEQGNGDDVTGHKGFYYHFLDMRTGQRVWRCELSMVDTALLIAGVLVAATYFSENNDDEREIRELAEALYKRVDWRWAQGSTPTLRQGWKPKSGFLHYGWEGYNEATILYVLSMASPDSPTSDDSYAGWTATYQWENIYGYDVLYGGPLFMHQFSHAWIDFAGIRDAFMREKNSDYFENSRRSTYLHRDYARHNPYDYGGYSDNLWGLSAGDGPGGFRASVERRPHRFSGYAARGAPFGPDDGTIAPWSYPASLPFAPEICLPALRHLLDRYPGVVSNFRLPSGFNPTLANRRKFGRDGWVSEGHYGLDQGITVMMIENHRSRLLWTLMRSNQHIRRGLLKAGFTGGWLARPSGDGSDVA
- a CDS encoding mercuric reductase, which translates into the protein MSRDRTKAAAFPVDRNDLELIKSAHPPHWRNPDPAGPYNLVVIGAGPAGLTAAREAASLGAKVALIERGLIGGACVNVGCIPSKSLIRTARLYADMRDAENFGGDTPDRLRVDFQRAMTRMRQIRQRIGRADSAQTIASEGIDLYFGEARFSGRDTVAVADKTLHFRRALVATGARPSLPAIPGLVEAGYLDNENAFDLVDLPPRLLVIGGGPLGCEAAQAFCLLGAKVILAQRDPMFLPGEERDAAQILSDALAREGVEVRLNTEVVAVRTEGGKKLADLVRDDDTTTISVDEIVTGIGRSPNVDGLDLENAGVAYDANGIKVDDYLRTTNPLVYAAGDVCLEYKFTHTAEATARIVVRNALFFGRKRLSELVVPWCTYTDPEIAHVGLYPAQARKNGIPVKTYTVLMHDVARAVMDGEEEGFVKVHVKEGSDRILGATVVASHAGEMINAVSLAITSGMGLRALADVIHPFPTQAEGIKMAGDAYRRTRLTPFWMRLSQRWLAWSRQ
- a CDS encoding glycosyltransferase family 10 domain-containing protein, with amino-acid sequence MRWSVDRRHLSDATAVIFHLPDFREIRDARKYPGQYWVGWSMESRENYPLMAAPGFMRNFDITMTHESGSDVWRPYLPDSKWWEAAQGGSRPAKTESVPVAHFQSAAIDRSGRIAFAAELARHIGIDSYGRHNPTRTIKGPDLGRQTKVETIARYRFCLALENSISPDYVTEKIYDPLIAGTVPVYLGAPNVDEFVPANSYINASAFSSPADLASYLHHLIETPQAYEAYFAWRANPLPECLARRIQGLNASAECRLVALVHQRMRERHSPPSDRPSLPFGRIAFLRTKLRRWRKALG